The Branchiostoma lanceolatum isolate klBraLanc5 chromosome 3, klBraLanc5.hap2, whole genome shotgun sequence DNA segment ACGTTTTGCGCAGATTATCGGAATTGCGTTCCTCGGTGTGGGGATCTGGGCCCTGGTGGACGACAGGATGAAGAACGTCACAGACCTGGACCTGGAGATGTTCAACACCGTCACGTATGTCGTCATCGGGGTGGGAGCAGTCACTTTCGTCATCGGCTTCCTTGGATGTGTAGGGGCCTGGAAGGAGAGCAAGTGCATGCTCATCATGGTAAAGTTAATCACTAACGAAATTCGGCCGAAAAGGTAGCTTGATAAGTATCTAGgaagacagatatcaagctatAATCCCTAGCCTCTATCAGGTCGCCGGAAAagtggtagaaattggccaaatagacactCAGACAACATACCAGAAGATTCAGCTGGCcatggagtacagtttgcgaccatGACCAGCTtagtctagtctctaccagactaaccgcgccggctatagggagaacatttgccgggggactttggccatggagggttgcatatttgaccctctctccgtagccgactcccttcatacaattgactcgttttggccaatttctactattttcccagcgacccgcggaggctggtagagcctaatcTTAGTCCTCtgacatgttatctgtctatttggccaacttcTACTATCATTCCAGCGAGCtgtggagcctgatagaggctaatgATTCATTCTGATGGAATAAACGACGTGAAATACAGGAAATAGAGTTGGGCAATTTTTTCACCCGAATTTCCCTGTCCTACAGTACTCCATGTTCCTGTTCGCGCTGTTTCTGGCCGAGGTCGCAGCCGGAGCCGTTGGGCTGATTTGGAAGAATAAGGTACGTAACCGTCCACCATTAACTCGCAGAAAATATTCTTGATCCCtatattgtaaaaaaacattgaaacgtCGTCATAATCGGCTTAATGAATAACATAACAACGTCCTTGGTCTTCTGCGCTGAGTTTTATCTTGCCATATGGTTTTGATTCCCATTGTTTTAAGTAAATATGAGCTCTCTATCCAGACTTAAGCTTagtcgcgctcctagcggcagGCCCGATGGTTAcaggtcattaaccccagccagcgagagattctgtaaacacaggctatgcGCTATCTACATGAAACGATTAGACACATTCTGATAAACTATCTCATATGGTATCCAGAAATGTACACAACGTATTGCCctaattgcccccccccccaacaaaatctttgtttatctgtgtgtggatggtgttccgCACCTGGGACTTGTGTGTTTAcccatgtgtggatggtgttcagcaccagggacaggtgtgtttacccatgtgtggatggtgttcagcaccatggacaggcgtGTTTACCCATGTGTGGATGgtgatcagcaccagggacagatgtgTTCAcccatgtgtggatggtgttcagcaccagggacaggtgtgtttacccatgtgtggatggtgttcagcaccagggacaggtgtgtttacccatgtgtggatggtgttcagcaccagggacaggtgtgtttacccatgtgtggatggtgttcagcaccagagacaggtgtgtttacccatgtgtggatggtgttcagcaccagagacaggtgtgtttacccatgtgtggatggtgttcagcaccagggacaggtgtgtttaccgaTTTGTGGTGTTCATTTGACATCCAGCACCTATAGATGTTCTGAGTTCTATCTTACTTATTTCTTTTCCTGCCAGGTTGCCGAGGAAATGGACAAGGCGTTCGCCAATATTCTGGACGGTAAAAAACTGGACCAAACCCCGACCGGCATCCAAGAGGCTATGAGCAACCTTCAGGGCCTGGTATTCAATATACTCATTCATTGTGTTTTGCAatgcaaaaatcattttgaTAGTGCAGGAATATTACATGTCGGTTAATGGTtatatatttcagaaaatattgtttttttaatgtataaacacaacacaacacaacatacgTTTGTTCAGGGTATCTTTAGAAAGTACATTCAATCAACAACGTGGCATTAATTCTTTTGAAAGTATAATAAACATGATACATTTGAATGCGTTTTTGGACACAAGATGATacatgaccaaggaggttattcaTTATGCCATCCttcataaaaaaatatacaactGCACAGTCGTACATATAAACTGCAGTACTATTCACCTGAAACGAATATACGTTTTACCTTGCATGGCCACTCTCTTCATATATGTTATCATAGCTCCGCTAAAATGCAATATTACTATATTGCTCACTCCTACAACAGTTCAAGTGTTGTGGCATCAACAACTACACAGACTGGACCGACCGCAGCCCTGGCAGTAAGGGGGCGACGTGCTCGTGCGAGGAGGAAACAGACACAACCGACTGCGAGAGAGACCCCCTCAATAAATTGGTGTACAAGGTACTTCATTTTCACAGTCTTAAGGGGCGTTAGCTGATAAGTATCTTCAAAACTAGAACTCTTTCATTGTTGATACGTCTTTAATTGTTTCTGACAGTGCGAATCAAATATACATCTCTATTGCTTGTCACATTTTGCTTTACGTTTGCTTTATCCGTTTattgttttaaaacaaaataaccATCCAAGACCATATGTGATTGTAATGAATTTTGATTCACTGTGCTGCCGGGTGAAGTTACAAGTTTAAtgtattttgattgacagggctGCCGGGTGAAGTTTATGTGTTGatgcattttgattgacagggatgttttttgattgacaggggtgttttttgattgacagggtTGCCGGGTGAAGTTTGAACCTTTTCTCATGGACATTGTCTATCTCATCGGACTGGTCGTCCTCTGCCTCGGATTCGTTCAGGTGGATTTCGAAATACTAGATATCTGTACCCTAAAGTTGCAATCATCCAAATGGAAACATCATATAATTTGATAAAAAAACTCATTTGAAGAAAAGCTAACCGTAATCAAGGTCTCCAAATATGTCATATGTCAAATTTTAGTGTTGTTTGAAGTCTCTTGAAtatatttttgttacactgcAAATGTCACGCATACTCAAATATTGCAATGCTAAAAGGCCGAATAAGGGAAAATGTAGAACTTTGACTTATTGGAATATGCCACAAGCTGTATGAATACATGCTTTACCTGATCTGGACCGTTTTGTAGTCGACGTCGACGTCCATTGATGTAGTTTTCAAACACATGTGGATATTTAGAAACATCAGGGGAATAATTCTAACGTGGTATTCTTTAGTTCAGCTTAAGTCACTGTCAAATTATACCCCACCCTCCCTTCATTGCTTCTGACTTTTTAACCAAAAATGACAACTTATCTTTCTCCCAGCTCATCGGATTCGCCTTCACGGTTTATCTCATAAGGAATCTGAGTATGGACGGAGTGGTGTAGAGgaggacccccctcccccatcccaGC contains these protein-coding regions:
- the LOC136429961 gene encoding tetraspanin-9-like codes for the protein MAEGCCAKFIKVILIGFNLIFWIIGIAFLGVGIWALVDDRMKNVTDLDLEMFNTVTYVVIGVGAVTFVIGFLGCVGAWKESKCMLIMYSMFLFALFLAEVAAGAVGLIWKNKVAEEMDKAFANILDGKKLDQTPTGIQEAMSNLQGLFKCCGINNYTDWTDRSPGSKGATCSCEEETDTTDCERDPLNKLVYKGCRVKFEPFLMDIVYLIGLVVLCLGFVQLIGFAFTVYLIRNLSMDGVV